GTTTAAGCCAatacttgttttgatcaaatacctatatatatatatatatatatatatatatatatatatatatatatatatatatataatatatagggtgctgttaggttgagattatttagctaaattgagaaatgagatgcaatctcagccactaatccacaagattaacgaaatgtcaacaactatcaCATTATATCAACActggggtataagtgtcatttcattaatcaaatggtggaaaaaaataaaattagatttgaaatcaTTTTCTAAAACCCTCTCTAATATATATCGCCACCATCAATCGTCTTCGCCGATCATCAATCAAGCCAGAGGCGACGACGCCTCCAGACACGCCCCCTCTCTCTCGCGGTTTAACGTCACCGCTGTTCATCGCGCTTCGCCGCTCCTGCTGCACGAAGCTCCGAACAGCCTTCGATTCTCACGTCGTCGCTTCGCCGGAAGCTTAATTGTTGATTCGAGTATGGATTTGGAGGTATTAGGCTTTGTATTATCAATTGTGTTGGATGTGAACTGATTTTTAGTGAGAGAAATCGCTACCTATGTTTTCGCTGTTGTTGTTCGCGTTTGTTGCGGGAGCTCTGTATAGAATCCAGAAAGTCGAGGAATCAACTATTTTGAGGTACAACTTCTCTTCGCTGTTTTTATCAAAATGCTTGAACATTTGGggaaaaatctgaaaatacTGATTTCTGCTCATTTTAATGCTGAATTTTGCTTTTATCTCGCGATTTCAGCAGAGATCTCgcagttttttatttaattcgatttctgctgtttttttttgttgattagcgATGCTAGAATCGGAAGAGATAGAAATGAACAATGTTGCTGGAAAAAACGGAAGAGAACAAGCATCTTCTTCCAGTTaaggatttgtttaaatttttaagattattgacatttcatacaatagctattgacatagtTATGATAATATACTTGTATTTTCTATAAACGGCATATACTTGTCATTGAGATAATATTGTATACTGTTGACATAGTGTATGCTTGTttggattgttgttgacattataaACTTTAACAAttgatataatagtaataagttAATTGTGCTTGCTTTAAACATGATATACTTGTTATTGACATAGTGTATACTTATTAGAATCGTTGTTGACATAATCAAATTGACATTCAGCCTCTGCTGATAGGGAGGTGCTGGTTTTGGGGCTGGCGCCGTCTTCCGAGTACACATTTTTGGTGTATGCTTCTCCAGTTGGAAACTATTTCAAGGTTGTGTTtacgttttcaattttaattcaattgaaTCAAGGGGATATTAAGGAGTTTGTGGATAAGGTTTAATTGTTGTTATTTGCAGGAATAGACTGTGCCGATCAGCTTGTACGTTGAGGATGAGTTCCATCGCGCTGGCCGCGGTGGTTCTGGAGGTGTGAAGAGCGTCACGAATTATGCGCCGGTATGTAAGTGTTGCATCTTTCTGCCAACTGTTTGATGAAAGTTCTAAATGAAGTTGGCTACTGAAAGTTCGTcaaagtgtttttatttttttatttttatgattttgatatcaATTAATTTCGTCCTGCTTGTAAAAACATGTTTCTTAGTATGAATTATGGGaataatgtttttgatgcacGACTAAATTTAACAAgtttgaaggggttggcagagGAAGCGTGCTgtttctaacggatcacataatttgatctatttaacagattatttagataaaatctattcgcgcaattatcacatgtatcatgctcataacttgaattaaaacatgttttagcatataaaatccctaaaacatgcttactacggaattagccagtttacctcgttgattcaatcaagaatcgatgatggcttgtccgtctccacgtgaagatcttcaatacaagacctcagatcttctgactggtgtccgggactgtatactgatatttgtgtgggcaaatctcatcagaatactaggactcgaataatgaagacagaacttAGCTCACAGAAGAAGACAATTTTCGAAATTCTCTCTCTTGAaggagaggacgaaaatttgtgAGGAAAAAGTTgttttttctgtctcctttattatgctatttatattaagtcacatattgggcccagtcagggatctaaggaagaatttggacttggcctcacccaattagctttttactaattaaattgaacccactatttaatactccctccgtcccatgctactcgcacttttcattttaggccgtaaatttgggattgatttttttgtgtaattaaaaaagaattttaggtgtaatgagacatcacttaataaaagagctcttaacttaaactaacatattaattaaatgcattaattctaacttaaattataaatagtgtaaggactttgtgacgagccgaaaagcaaacgtgcgagtagcacgggacggatggagtataagcttatattggaatattacaagcagccactacagaagtaatattgcactgcctttccaaatccgaaattacaagtattccgggtttccttttatttgattgattcatttcccgcgcttaagatagaaacatttattctccaagagtggacttagcaagaaactcttatttattattcatagagtaattaaactccaactagctaggttccgaataataaaaccttgtttcgagctcctcatgtggatgttatcaaacgagactctcctcgcgcacgattcaacataatagcaatcctagcaccgctagataatgatcaccactacccaatatgcctggatcgttgggtgacgaaaaactcgcacctttggtaagtcaaagtagtagatattcaatatcgtatgctcaatgctaacttacattgattaagaaattaattatcaagacctcgtctttcagtagatagcataaagactcgttttgctgttagatccattcggtgctataccacaccaatgtcctcatatttcaataaggcttagaaataatcggactgacattgcaacctttcacgataggtagtctaggcctatctaggttgtgaaattcatatttttctttgttcagaactgaccgcgtaccttaaattgggcgcagcccacaaccggtctactagaacaaagacttagacttttgttatgttcgcttatacatttaaatatgcaataaacatccattaaatgtaaaacataataacattatgacaaaaataatctgtttgcatttattggaaaatatcatttagagttttacagtattcaatcactcgaaaggtgatttctattatacaaaccctaacaaaatTTACAAAGTTCATTtgatatttaatagtagtaaataaattataggTGAGGTCATGAACTGCTAGTAATCATGGAGAGCAAGAACTACCAAGCAAGCCACTATGCCACTCAGGGCGATGAGCAGACGTTGCTCCAGCGCCTGCATCAAGAGCTTTACAATCTCAAGTTTCTAATCGTGGATCGCGCACGCTTTGCCGGGTAAGGAGAACGACAGTCGGATTCTTCTCACCACTAGGCTTCGGGAGGTCTCTGataaaatttctgaaaaatcTAGTTTACTTCATGAGATGCAGCCGCTCGGGCAGGAGCACAGCTGGCAGTTGCTCTGTTATCTTACCTTCGGTGATATgctgaaaaatgataatgaTGATGTTACATTGCCCTGCCCTCCTCACTTGAAGGAAATTGGAAGATCGACCGCCGAGAAATGTAAAGGTCTTCTTCTGTCACTGGTTGTGGTTGGTGGTCTTCTCATTCAGGAGACAGAAAAGATACTGCTGATGCTGCTGCAATGGGGGAGGGTTCCTACTTGGAGATCTTGGCTATAGAGCTACTTTTACTTGCCTGCTAGACTTCAAGGTTGTTTCCTTTACCTGGGTGCATTCCCGAAAGGTTGTGAGATACGTGCCTCTAAACTCATCGAACTTTGGTTTGGTGAAGGCTTCTTCCTAAAACCTGCACTACCCACACAAACCATGGACAACTATTGTGGTTTCTGACTTTTGACCTTAGCAGTATgtaatatatatgaaatgtcaatcagttcaacaacttgtattgaaatgtcaacaacgcaaaaataattcttataattaaaaaagaacaactatttctcttaatttttttatttgaaacaagTTCTGGTATCATGATCATGCAATACATGTCAATAGCTTTCGTATCAAATGTCAACTTatatgaaaatatcaacagcttgtatatcaaatgtcaacagcttgtcaacaacttgtatatagcgtcaacaactcaaaaacaattcttgtaattaaaaaataacaactattttatcttaatttttttatttgacccaATTTGtggcatcatgatcatacaGCACATGTCAATAGCatgcatatcaaatgtcaacaacttatagcaaaatgtcaacagcttgtcaacaacttgtatatagtgtcaacaactcaaaaacaattcttgtaattaaaaaataacaactattttatcttaatttttttatttgacacaagttctggcattatgatcatacaacacatgtcaatagGCTTCATATCAAATATAAACAACtatgtcaacagcttgtcaacaacttgtatatattgtcaacaactcaaaaacaattcttgtaattaaaaaataacaactattttatattaatttttttatttgacacaagttctggctcatgatcatacaacacatgtcaatagcctacatattaaatgtcaacaacttatagcaaaatgtcaacaacttgtgaTATTGATTTTCGCGGATTCCTCCTTTCTCATGTACAGCTCCATCGACGCATTCTGTATCCTAGGTCCACCGCTCGGATCCACATCCACCTCCAACACCGCCGGCACACTGTGCCTCAGATCCTTGGACGATTTCGTCACCTCCACGAGCTCGCGAGATCTGAAGCAGAAGAGTTCCGAATCGGAACCATTGTCACTGAGCTCCATTGTCAAGTCGCTGATCTCCATCCCAGATAATCGAACGGCAGCCATGGTGTCTGGCAGCTCTTCCCTCGTGGCATCCATTAGCTTCTTCAGTGATTCTGCAACTCTCTTGAAGGCCTTCAATGGAGAAAAACAGAGGATAATATATCATGTCACCACATCCaatcaaagaaacaaaatcatTGCATATCAATATCCAGAAtaccaaatgtcaacaactcgtattaaaatgtcaatagctaaaaaataacacttataattcacatatcaatatcgagaatatcaatgtcaacaactcgttttaaaatgtcaacaactaaaaaataacacttataattcccATTTCAAtatcgagaatatcaaatgtcaagaactcgtattaaaatgtcaacaactaaaaaataacacttataattcacatatcaataccgagaatatcaaatgtcaacaactcgtattaaaatgtcaacaactaaaaaacaacaATTGTAATTCACAAATCAAtagcgagaatatcaaatgtcaacaacacttattaaaatgtcaataactaaaaaataaacatCAAACGTATCTCTCAAATCCCCATCCCTTCCATCCGCTGCCGCGGTGTCTCCGTCACCGTCACCATCCACATCTGAAATCAATTTCGGCTGGAGATCGacggagttcatgaatgaatcGATAAAATCGGGGAATGCTAACCTGAAAATTGGAAGAGAAATATTGACGTCAGGCTCCGCGCTCACCACGAATCGCTCCATCTCGTCGCCGACATACACCGGCAGGTGCCCCTCCGGAACACCGCCGGAGGAGGAGCGCTTCCGCAGCGACTCCGATCTGAGCAGCCACTACTGCGACGAGTCGCCTACTTTGGATAATCTTCTCATGAGCTTCCTCGAAAGACAGTGGCGGAAACGCCTTCATTAGCTAATTGGTTGAAGATTTGGTGCAGGCGTTGCTTTAATGGAGGAAATTTGGGAATGGAATCGGAGGAAAATTGGGAATGGAATTGGAGTGCTGGAAACCACGCGTGTTTCATTTGTTTCTAACTTAAATTACCATTATACcctttataataaattaatttaaaaatattttttgtgtggcaaaatctggaccactcatttaataaaaatgagtggctgagattgcatctcatttctcaattagcttaaaaaatctccctatatatatatagggagatgatcaaaataagtatgtgtttaaatccagaaatgcagcccaaatctcagccctaggattagatgatctaatggtcaataattaaccaaaaacacggaaggtcataattaagcagttttaggtcatattagaagatttgagtttaatgtcatgttaagatcattttaggtcatacttggttaatatgacctaaaaatacACTAACCATGACCTAAAAACTgcttaattatgatattgttctgcgtttctgtatttaaatctagttttcatagatcaaaaccctatctatatatatatatatatataggtgtgatcaaatacaaactatacaaactatgtcaacggagtgtacaaattctgtcaccggagtgtacaaattatgtcaacagGGGTCAATGTCAATAtgtcaccgggggtcgatgtcaacggaatgtacaaattctatcaccgggggatgtacggagtgtacaaattctgtcgatgggggtgtccaaattctgatttttcgatgtcaaaatgttgacattagaaaaatctttTATATTAACcattgattaattgtattaagcgagtaggattaaagtttgtatagtttgtattttagagggtttgtagtttatcacacccctatatatatatatatatatatatatatatatatatatatatatatatatatatatgggagcgttattctcctattcatcccttagatcctttattcttcttaatataagacgttagatctcattcatcaacgaaccagatgatctgcattattacactacaatggtgcattattagtcggtgtgcattattcaactgaaaatctgcattattacactataatggtgcattattagtcggtgtgcattattcaatggaaaatctgcattattaaatgacacgtggcactaatctaaccgtcggatgacaaaatcgtggggctgagatcaagaaggaaaaaggagaaaatatgcaaaaaggaaatgaatacatctatatatatatatatatatatatatatatatatatatataaggatgtgatcatatgataacccatatttatggtgataacctaataacctatcattctatagacgaaatatatcattttataaaatagaatatcattctatggattaaaagtatcattctatgcatgctgaaaaaatatcattttatagtgtataaatatcatatcgttatcgtatcgaaaacttacgatacgatatatcgaaaattcgatattttttcgatatttctcaatacgatacgagcgatatatcattttttcgatatttttcctcAGGCCTAGATTTGATGGCCTTTGATTGATTAGTAGTGTAATCAGCTTTAGAGTGCAGCATTTCTCCACTTATTGttagtaaattaaatatataaatgcagtTTCATAGAAGCAAATTGTATTAACTACTGGTTTTTAAAATGccactataaaaaataaaaatttgtataaatttCTTGCAAGTTGGTTGAAATTCAGAGATTTCCAATAAGAAAAGGCTTGATTTTGGCTTCCAAAAAATCCTTGCTTTAATTTAGTCTCCTAATCTGAACCTTGCTATTGGATCACCAACTTCTTCACCAGAGAGACTCAATTTTGCaagttaatttgattttttgattgatttgataACCTAACCAGCTTTTGGCTGTAAGAAATTGGTGTAGGAATTTcctttttatgtatttttagaattcatttttttctgCTTTTTTTATATACCCGGGAGAGAATATCCATTAGTGTGCTTTTGaagttttattaaaaaaaatcgattcaAAATGATTTTATGCGTATGTAAAAATATACTACAATTTCGAAGCCCAAATTAATAAGGTGTTAGGATtaaattagaataattaattacgAAGAGAGCCCAAATTATCCATTTTGAAAGAGCCCAACTATCATAACTAACACACATAATAAAACGGGACctcttattttttctcttcttctgtgttcgccgtcgccgtcgccccCGCCGGGACCTCTGTTCCCTTTCTTCCCTCTTTTCTCGACCCCCTCTCACTCTGAAACATAGCATCTCTCTGTTTCGCCGGTGTTCAGATCTCCGACTGCCAAAAATCTGCCTCCTCCCCAACTCAATTTTTGCACACGGTAAACATTTAGCATGTGTGTGAATCGATTCCAAATCCTATAATCCGTATGATATATTTCGCCGCGGATTAAATGGACCGAGAATATCTTTGTTTTGGGATTTGTTGTTTTCATTCGATTTATTATTGGATACTTTGTTTTCAGCATCGACACATTCCCGCCGCCTTGAAATAATGAAGTATGAATCAAACAGCATTGCCTCAGTTTTGAACGGAGAGAGCTAACATTTACATTTCACCTCTTTACCATGTCGAATCGGGAAAAGTATACTTCCATTCTGCAAACAAGCATCCAAACCAGATGCCCTTCCGCAGTAAGACTAGTACACGCCGGCATAATCAAGTCCGGCCTCAACTTCGGAGTCATCTTGATGAACCATGTCATGAACGCATACGCGAAAACCGGGCTTCTCTTCGAAGCCCGCAAAGTGTTCGATGAAATTCCCGTCAAGAATGTTTCTACGCACAACACCCTCTTGTCAGCTTATGCAAAACAGGGAAGAACCCGCCAAGCTCTCGAAATATTCGACGAATTGCCGCAACCCGATTCCGTTTCCTGGACCGCTCTGATCGTTGGGTACAATCAAAAGGGTCGTTTCGGCGCTGCTCTAGCGATGTTTATGGAGATGATCAAGCGTGGCGCTCTACCCACTGAGTATACATTCACTAATATTCTCGCGTCGTGTGCAGTCGTTGAAGCTTTGGATGTGGGAAGAAAGCTGCATTCTTTCGTGGTAAAACTCGGCCTGTTCCGTGCAGTTTCTGTTGCCAATTCTTTGCTAAATATGTATGCAAAGTCGGGTGATGCAGCGACAGCTGTGGCTGTGTTTGAGAGAATTGAGCTCAGAAATGTTTCAAGTTGGAATGCAGCCATCACATTGTATATGCAGAGAGGTCAGGTGGAAGAGGCGTTGGCTCAATTCGAGCAAATGGAGGAACGTGATGCGATCTCTTGGAATTCAATGATTGCAGGCTACAATCAGCGTGGCTTTGATGCCAAAGCTCTGGGAATGTTCAGAGGAATGCTCAACGAGTCTAGGTTCAAACCCGACAAGTACACACTGGCGAGTGTGCTTTCGGCTTGTGGAAATCTGAAAGTGTTAGCATGTGGGAAGCAAATTCATGCTTGTATTATTAGAGCTGAGTTTGACACATCTGGACCTCTTGGGAATGCGTTGGTGTGCATGTACTCAAAATGTGGCGGCGTTGGGATAGCTAGGAAGATGCTTGAGGCGTGTGGGATGTGTACTCTCAATGTCATTGCGTTTACAGCTTTATTGGATGGATACATCAAGGCTGGAGATGTGCATCCGGCTAGGGAGGTCTTTGATTCCTTGCAAGAACGTGATGTGGTGGCGTGGACAGCTATGATTGTGGGGTATGCTCAAAACGGGCACAACAATGAGGCGACTAAGCTCTTCAAATCAATGTTTGAGGAAGGGAGTGTGCCCAATAGTTACACCCTTGCAGCTATGTTGAGTGTGAGTTCAAATCTTGCTTCTTTAAACCACGGGGGGCAAATCCACGCGGTTGCAAAGAAATTGGGGGAAATGTCATCTATTTCTGTGGGAAATGCGTTGATCAGCACGTATGCAAGGGCTGGCAACATCACATCTGCAAGAAAGGCATTCGGATTGATACAACAAAGAAGAGATCCAGTCTCGTGGACTTCAATGATCACCGGTTTAGCCCAACACGGGCATGGTGAGGAGGCATTGGAGCTCTTTGAGGATATGCTGTTGCTGGAGATTAAACCGGACCATATAACCTATGTTGGGGTGCTATCAGCTTGCACGCACATGGGATTGGTCGAGAAAGGGCGTAGCTACTTCACAAAGATGATAGATATCCATGGAATCATGCCAACCTCTAGCCATTGTGCTTGTATGATTGATCTATATGGTAGAGCTGGACTTTTGAATGAGGCTCAAGATTTTATACTTAACATGACAATTGAGCCAGATATCATAGCTTGGGGTTCACTTCTAGCGTCGTGCAAAGCTCACAAGAATTTGGAGGTTGCTGCAATGGCCGCCGAGAAGATGATTTCAATTGATCCAGACAACAGTGGAGCCTATTCAGCTCTAGCAAATGTCTACTCTGCTTGTGGGAAATGGGAAGAAGCAGCGATAATAAGAAAGTCGATGAAAGATAGGAAGGTGAAGAAAGAGCAAGGGATCAGCTGGCTGCAGATCAAAGGTGAAGTGCATATATTTGGTGCAGACGACGCTCTACATCCACAACGAGATGCAATTGATCTTAGATTGACAAAGATTTGGGAAGAGATCAAGAAGATGGGATTTGTTCCGGACACTGATTCAGTCTTGCACGATCTTGATGAGGAGTTGAAGGAGCAGCTTCTCAAACATCACAGTGAGAAGCTCGCTATCGTGTTTGGAGTGATGAATACACCGGAGAAGAGTACTCTGACTATCATGAAGAACCTTAGGGTGTGCAACGACTGCCACTCTGCTATCAAGTATATATCGAAGCTGGTTGGGAGAGAGATTGTTGTTAGGGATGCTACGCGCTTCCACCATTTCAGGAACGGGGCATGTTCGTGCAGGGACTACTGGTGAAGCATGTTGCCATCAACTACGCGTCCATCATACTCCCCGGCTTCTCCTCTTCATGATTGACCGATACCTCAGATTTCTCCAGTCGAGGCAGCATGTTCGTCTCAACTCTGCTAGGGCTCTACAATGCCACACAGTTGAGCTCAACTTCTCCAAGAACAAAGGTATTCTATCTAACAAAGAAGTTGGACTTTTTTAGCATAGATATATAGGGACTAATGCGTTGCCTTGAACGGTCCGATTGCATACTAAAACCAGTGGAATAATTAGTCGCCTTCAACCTGAAAAAATCAATTGTTCGACCATGAACCGTAGACAGGTTGAACCGTTTTTGGAATTTTAAAGCATTTAAAAAAGAAGATTTGAATTTGTCCAGTAGATAAGGTAACACCAGTATGTATCGTTGAACCGGTTTTGAAAATTTCTAATTGAGATGGATGCACGGTATATACAGATGTACAAGAGTTTTTGCTTATTTAATCTCTTTTCATTTGTAACactatttatatatgtgttgttGATTTGGTTGATGGTTTTCGTAAGGTTTAAACTAGAGTCCAACTAGCATCATGTTCATGAATGTGCCGAGCATTTGCGAAGCTGCATTGGCACCCATTTACTATAAGTTCAAGCAGAAGTTTGGAGAGTGATAATATAAGTGTGATCATCAAAGGTGAAGGAAAATGGACAACTAAACTCATTGACTTTGTTGATTCCCCTACTCCACCCGATCGCCTCGATGTTTCCATTGAAGGGATTTATGGACCTGCCTCAACTGATTTCTTAAGGTATGCAATCCAATgtatactctctctactttattctcgcTATCACTACTGCATAAAATCATGCATCGATTATGGGATGTTGAGATATTCACATATGAATTTTGCTTGATTATGGGATGACACCTTACCATATATCGGTTGGTTGATCTTAATTCCATGTGTCAAGTACGTTTCAATGAATGAGATTAGTCCTCGTAAAATCTAACATCAGGCACACCGTTTTCTGCAGGCACGAGCTCCTGGTGATGGTGAGCGGAGGCAGTGGTGTGATGCAGGTGAACGATCAGCGATGCTGGGAACAGAAGCTGTTCTATTCTAGGAATATCGATTATTGTTATCAATTATGAGTTGATTTGTTTTTCTTAGATTTCATTGTAGTATGTGTTGGTATAGTTTGTTACAGCATCTCGTATCCTATATTCATTTATCGTTGTTTTGTTTTCAGGCAAAAGAGATAGTCAAATACCACTGAACCTTGTATTTATATTGGCACTGACCTGAGGAACCAAAATAGATGATATAAATTCATCATACACTATATAATTGAAGTTGTTGAAAAAACAGATAATAATGCATATAAGGTAAGGTG
This sequence is a window from Salvia splendens isolate huo1 chromosome 14, SspV2, whole genome shotgun sequence. Protein-coding genes within it:
- the LOC121765669 gene encoding uncharacterized protein LOC121765669 codes for the protein MESKNYQASHYATQGDEQTLLQRLHQELYNLKFLIVDRARFAGLLHEMQPLGQEHSWQLLCYLTFGDMLKNDNDDVTLPCPPHLKEIGRSTAEKCKGLLLSLVVVGGLLIQETEKILLMLLQWGRVPTWRSWL
- the LOC121765537 gene encoding pentatricopeptide repeat-containing protein At2g22070-like, whose protein sequence is MSNREKYTSILQTSIQTRCPSAVRLVHAGIIKSGLNFGVILMNHVMNAYAKTGLLFEARKVFDEIPVKNVSTHNTLLSAYAKQGRTRQALEIFDELPQPDSVSWTALIVGYNQKGRFGAALAMFMEMIKRGALPTEYTFTNILASCAVVEALDVGRKLHSFVVKLGLFRAVSVANSLLNMYAKSGDAATAVAVFERIELRNVSSWNAAITLYMQRGQVEEALAQFEQMEERDAISWNSMIAGYNQRGFDAKALGMFRGMLNESRFKPDKYTLASVLSACGNLKVLACGKQIHACIIRAEFDTSGPLGNALVCMYSKCGGVGIARKMLEACGMCTLNVIAFTALLDGYIKAGDVHPAREVFDSLQERDVVAWTAMIVGYAQNGHNNEATKLFKSMFEEGSVPNSYTLAAMLSVSSNLASLNHGGQIHAVAKKLGEMSSISVGNALISTYARAGNITSARKAFGLIQQRRDPVSWTSMITGLAQHGHGEEALELFEDMLLLEIKPDHITYVGVLSACTHMGLVEKGRSYFTKMIDIHGIMPTSSHCACMIDLYGRAGLLNEAQDFILNMTIEPDIIAWGSLLASCKAHKNLEVAAMAAEKMISIDPDNSGAYSALANVYSACGKWEEAAIIRKSMKDRKVKKEQGISWLQIKGEVHIFGADDALHPQRDAIDLRLTKIWEEIKKMGFVPDTDSVLHDLDEELKEQLLKHHSEKLAIVFGVMNTPEKSTLTIMKNLRVCNDCHSAIKYISKLVGREIVVRDATRFHHFRNGACSCRDYW